In Microbulbifer pacificus, the genomic stretch TGATCGAGATTGTGGAAGTGTCCGACAAGATGATTACCAGCGCACGGATCCGAAAAGCCCGCGGCTGATCGCGTCGAACACGGACATACAGCAGGTTTACACTAACGCCAGTTGCCGCTGTACTGGCGCAAAGCTTTTGCGGTGTATCGGTGTAACCCCCAGCCGCGCGAGCGCCGCCATATGCGCCTTGGTCGGATAACCCTTATGTCCGGCGAGGCCATATCCGGGATACTGCTGATCCAGCGCCACCATTTCCCTATCCCGCGTGACCTTGGCAAGAATAGAGGCCGCCGCAATCGCCGCAACCCGGTCATCCCCTTTCACCACGGTATCACAGGCGTAGTGCCAGTCCGGTTTGCGGTTACCGTCCACCAGTACAAACTCAGGCCGCAGCGACAATTGCTCAACTGCGCGCTTCATCGCCAGCATACTCGCGTGCAGAATATTTAACCGATCAATCTCTTCCACCGTCGCACGGGCGATGGCAAAGCTCAGCGCCTTTTCACGGATTTCATCGAACAGTACTTCGCGTCTTTTTTCACTGAGTTTTTTTGAGTCCGCCAGCCCGACGATGGGGCTATCGGGATCGAGAATTACCGCCGCGGCCACCACGTCCCCGGCCAGAGGACCACGTCCCACCTCATCGACACCGGCAAGCAACACACCCGTATACGGACACAGATAGGGAGGAAGAGACGAACTGGATTTCATGGATAGTCTACAGGTTTTACAGGTGAGCCCGTAAGGCAGGAAGGTTAGCCGTACAACAACTTACACACTGCGTCCGCGGCTTTTTCCGAGGCATCGCGGCGCAGCTGCTGGTGCAGCTCGCTGAATTCTCTGCGCAATTGATCACCGAGCAATGGATCATCAAAGTAATTCAACAATGCCGCCCCCAGTGCTTCAGGCGTGGCCTCATCCTGGAGAATTTCCGGCACCAGCTCACGCTGCGCCAACAGGTTTGGCAGGGAAACCCAGGGGGTGTGCAGCATGCGCGAAAAAATTGCGTAGGTCAGCGACGCCATTTTATAGGCCACGACCATAGGTTTGTTCATCAGCATGGTTTCGAGAGTCGCAGTTCCGGATGCAATCAGTACCGCATCTGCAGCAGCCAGTGCCTGCTGGGAGTTTCCGTCAAGGACCATCAGTGGCAGCGCGTCGATACCGGGCAATTGCGCCAGTTGCTGCTCAATCTGCGATTTGCGATCCGGGCTTGCCGCTGGCAACACGAACTTGAGATTTGGCCGACGCTGATAGCACCAGAGCGCCGCCTGTAAAAAAAGGGGCCCCAGCAGCCGAACCTCTCCACCGCGACTACCCGGCAGCAGCGCGACGACTTCATCCTCGGAGGAAAAACCGAGCACCTGTTTTGCCGCCGACACGTCGACATCCAGAGGAATATCATCGGCCAGCGGGTGTCCGACAAAGGTCACCGGCACCTTGTGCTCGCGATAAAACTCCGCCTCGAATGGCAGCAGGGTGAGCATATGGTCCACCGCGCGGGCGATTTTCTTTATCCGCCCTTGGCGCCAGGCCCACACGGAAGGGCTGACATAATGCATCGTGGGAATACCGGCGGAGCGGAGGGCCTCCTCCAACCCGAGATTAAAATCCGGCGAATCGATACCGATAAAAATATCAGGAGGGTCAGCAAGAAAGTTTTCACGCAGGGTGCGGCGGATACGAAGTAACTCCGGCAGACGCTTCAGAGGTTCCACCAGCCCCATAACCGACAACCTTTCCATCGGGAACAGGGACTCGGCTCCCAGCGCCTGCATACGCGGACCGGCAATACCACGCACTTCCACTGCAGGAAAACGCTTCCGCAGAGCCGCAATCAACCCCGCACCGAGAATATCTCCCGAGGCCTCTCCGGCCAACATACCGATGCGCAACGTGCGCACCTCCTCAATCGAAGTGTTCAACGGACGATGCCACGAGTGGAATTTTGCAGGGAATCGATCCAGGGCTGAATTGCCGCGGACTCCTGGCGCAACGGCTGCAGAGACTCCAGCGCCTCATCTGTTGTCAAACCACGACGGTAAACAATCTTGTAAGCGCGATTGATCAGTGCGATGTCCTCGCGGCTGAAACCGCGCCTGCGCAGTCCCTCAGCATTGATGGTCTTGGCCTCTGCAGGGTTGCCAGCCACCATCACGTAGGCGGGAACATCCTTACCGACACCACACCCCATCCCGGTAAATGCGTGTTCGCCGATCGTGCAGTACTGATGAACGAGGGTATAACCGCTAAGGATTGCCCAGTCGCCCACATGTACGTGGCCCGCAAGCGCCACGTTGTTGACGAGAATAGTATTGTTGCCGATCACGCTATCGTGGCCAATGTGTGCGTAGGCCATCAGCAGATTGCCGTTGCCAATAGTGGTCTCACCGCGATCCTGCACGGTACCGCGGTGAATGGTAACGCCTTCACGAATGACATTGCCATCGCCAATCACCAGTGTGGTGGGCTCACCCTGGTATTTTTTATCCGGAGTGTCCTGCCCTACCGTGGCGAACTGATAAATACGATTGTTTTTGCCCAGCCGGGTCGGCCCGCTGAGCACGACGTGCGAGGCGATCTCACACCCATCGCCGACTTCTACACCGGGCCCGATTACACTATAGGGGCCGATATGCACGCCTTCGCCAATACTCGCCGAGTCGTCGACAATGGCGGTTGGATGAATCCTGGTTTGCATTCCGTGGTTCTCTCCTCACCAGCAGGGTTGTGCGAAGTATCCTGATATGTCCGCGCAACAACCCGGATTTCACTGGCAGTGACTCAGATCTTTTTCACCGCACACAGAATGTCCGCCGATGCCGCCAGCTCTCCGTCTACACTGGCTTTGCCGGCAAACTTCCAGATTCCGCGACGCTCGGAAATCACTTCAGACTCCAATTGCAGGCGATCACCCGGCACAACCTGGCGTTTGAAGCGCACATTGTCGATACCCGCGAAGAGGTACAAGTAGCCGTCCTCCGGCTTCTGCCCCAGGGTTTTAAAGCCGAGAATACCTGATACCTGAGCCAGCGCCTCCACGATCATCACTCCCGGAAAGATTGGCATTTCCGGAAAGTGGCCGTTAAACACCTCTTCGTTGATCGAAATGTTTTTATAGCCCTTGATCGACTTACCCTCTTCCAACTCAACAACACGGTCGACCAGAAGAAAAGGATAGCGGTGCGGAAGGTATTGACGAATTTCCTGAACGTCCATCATGACGAATTGTCCCCAGAAACCACTTCGGGGCGCCGAACGCCCCGAATCTACTAAAAATTAAACTGTCTGCAACCGGAAGTTACCGGGCTTTATTCCTGCTCACCTTGCGGCGTACTTTCATCCGCTCGCCCGAGATTAGCCGCCAATGTTTTTTCAAGTTCACTCAGGCGGCGAGCCATCTGATCCAACTGCCCAAATCGCACCGCATTTCGCCGCCACGACCGGCTGTCAGAGAAAGGGGTACCACTGGAGTATGAGCCCGCTTCATCAATGGACTTGGTCACCAGCGAACGGGCAGTAACATGGGTGTGATCCGCGATGGTGACGTGACCGACAATGCCAGCGCCACCGGCAATGGTGCAGTGCTTGCCGATAACGGCGCTGCCCGCCACTGCAGAACAGGCGGCCATGGCCGTATAGTCACCAATGCGCACATTGTGCGCGATCTGCACCATGTTGTCGATCTTGACCCCGCGACCGATCACTGTGTTGCCCAGTGCTCCGCGGTCGATACAGGTACAAGCTCCTACTTCCACCTCATCGGCAATTTCCACTCCGCCCAACTGATGGATCTTGATCCACTGCCCCTGGCTTGGTGCGAACCCGAATCCATCGGCACCGATGACGGTATTACTATGCACGGTACAGTCGGCACCGATAAAGCAGCCATGATAAACGACGACATTGGGGAAAAGCCGTGAGCGGGCGCCTATTTCACTACCCTCACCCACCACGCATCCGGGGCCAATAACAGCGGACGCCGCAACTTTGGCATGCGCCTCAATGATCACCCCCGGACCGATACACGCGGAGGGGTGCACTTCCGCGCTGGGATGAACAGAAGCGCTGGGATCTATACCGGCAGCGTACTGCGGAGTCTTGTCATAAATGGCGGTAGCGAGGGCGAATGCGTGATAGGGATTTGCCACCACTAGCGCCGTCACCGGGCACGATTCCGCCTGCTCAGCTGTCAGCAGCACCGCGCAAGCGCGAGTGCTGGCAAGAAAGCGACGATAGTTGGCGCTCGCCAGAAAGCTGACCTCAAGGTCGTCGGCATCCTGCAACGTATTGAGACCGGTAGGCACCAGACTCTCACTGGCACCTTCCGCCAAACGCAGTTCGGCGCCCAACACTTCAGCCAGCTGGGACAGTGTTGGCTGTCCGGTCTTCAAACTGATCACCTGCGGTAATTTATTTTGCAGCGTTCAGACGCTTGACCAGTTCTTCGGTCAGGTTGGCATCGTTACCCGCGTAAACGGCAGCAGTGGCGTCCAAGACCAGATCCAGCTTGCGCTCCTTGATTACAGCTTCCAGCGCCTCTTTGGCTTTCGGCAGCAGATCTTTTTGCAGATCCTGAACCGCCTGCCCTTCAATCGCACGCAGCTTTTTAACAGTCGTTTCAAAATCGGAGCGTTTGAAGTTAATTTTGCGCTGCTCTTCAGCCCTTTTCTCTTCAGACCAGGTCACGCCATTTTTTTGCGCATCTTCTGCCATTTTCTGCACTTCCACGCGAATGCTTTCCGCAGTGTTCTGCAGTTGGGAGTACTCGGAGCTGGTCTTGAGCGCATTGATTTTCGCCGTCGCCTTTTCGGTACTCATGATCGCAGCCTGAATATTGACCACGGCCACCTTGGTTTGTGCAGATGCCGCTCCCGCAAACATCAGACCCGCCAACAGAATTGCACTAGCTTTCACAAATTTGAACACGCTTATTCTCCGTAACTCATAAATTTCGGCGCCCTGGAGGCGCACATTATTATCAAAACAATCGGCCGCCCTGCAATAAACCCCGAGCAGAAGCGGCGATATACCCCTGGATCAGAAACTGTTGCCCAGTGAGAACTGGAACACTTCTACATCGTCGTCTTCGTTTTCACGCAGTGCCTTGGCGAGGCTAAAGGTGAGAGGACCGAAACCGGTAATCCAGGTCAGACCGATGCCAGCAGAGACATTCAGGTAATCGACGTCGATATCGTAACAGTTAAGCTGGGTGGCGCCACAGCTTGAGTCGAACACGTTACCCGCGTCGATAAAAAACGCCGACTGCATGGAGCGCTGATCCTTCACGAATGGAATCGGGAAAATCACTTCCGCACTGCCTTCTACCAGAATGTTGCCACCAAATGGGTCGGGGCGACGCCCGGAAGATTCCGTCACCAGTTCACCGGTATCCGTATTCAACACGTAACAGCGTTTGGTTACTGCACCCTCGGCATCTACCGCACAGCTAACGTAATCGTAAAACTCGGCCGGGGTGGAGCGCGGCCCAAGGGTATTGCGTTCAAAACCACGCACCGAGCCGAAACCACCGCCGTAGAAGTTTTCAAAGAACGGCAACTCGCCGGTGTCCCCATAGCCGTTCGCGTAACCGAGACGCGTACGCAACCGCAATGTCAGATCCTTGGTTAATGGGCGGAAATACTGCGCGGTATAGATGAACTTGTAATACTCAAGATCACCGCCAGGCAGCGCGATTTCCATGGATGCCTGTTGCGAGGCGCCGCGGGTGGCGAGGATACCGCGGTTTAAGGTTGAGCGTGCATACGAAGTCGTGAGCGACCAGGTATCAAACTCATCGCCGTACAGATCGACAAACCCGTCGTAATCCGTATTCAGCAGGCTGTCATCCAGCGGCATGCTCAAATCGAGCACGACACCGTCTTCGACGGCCTGCCCGAGTTCTTCCGAAATACTCGCCAGTTCATCGAGGTCTACTTCCCCCGTTACACCACTGATCGGGCGCGGGCTGGAGACAATCTGTTGAACTGAGCTACTGTGGGTACTCAACTCCAGGTGGTTGAATCCCACATTCAGGCCGATCCGGGAAATTTCCGAAATCGGATAACCAAAGCTCAGCCCCGCGCCATACGTGGTGGTGTTATAGCTGGACAGGTTGATCTCGGAGTAGTCACGCTCCTGGTAGAACACGTTGAAACCGCGACTGACGCCGTCGGGCGTGAAATATGGATCCGTGTAGGAAAAATTCACCACCGTCTGGTATTTGGAGGTGTTCACCCCAAAGCCAACGGATTTGCCGGTGCCCAGCCAGTTGTTTTCCTGCACATTGGCACCGAGCACCAAGCCACTGCCCTGGGCGTATCCCACGGTGCCGCCAATGGAACCAGAAGGCTGTTCTTCGACCGTGTACTCTACATCGATCTGGTCGGAAGTACCGGGTACCTCGGTCGTTTCTACCTGTACTTCCTTGAAGTAACCGAGACGCTCGAGACGCACCTTGGATTGCTCAATGCGCGCAGAGGACGCGGATGCGGATTCCATCTGCCGCATTTCGCGGCGCAACACATCGTCGGAGGTGCGGGTGTTGCCGCGGAAATTGATGCGGCGTACATAGGCGCGCTTGCCGGGATCGATAAAGAACGTGACCTTTACGGTTTTGTCTTCCTCGTTGGCCTCGGGCATCCCGTTCACTTCCGCGAAGGTATAGCCTTCGTTGCCGAGGCGCTTGGTGATGTAGTCCGAGGTTGTCGTCATCAATACCTGAGAGAAGGTCTGCCCCTTGCGAACCAGCAACAGGCGGCGGATCTCTTCTTCGGAAACAACAGGGTCGCCGGCCAGTTCCACATCGGAAACGGTGTAGACATCACCTTCGGTGATATTGACGGTAATGAAAACGCTCTTTTTGTCGGGACTCAGCGACACCTGGGTAGAGTCGATCTTGAATTCAAGATAACCGCGGTCGAGGTAATAGGATTCCAGACGCTCCAGGTCACCGGTAAGTTTTTCCCGAGAGTATTTGTCGTCGCTGTTCAGCCAGGACAACCAGCCAGTGGTCTGCAGCTCGAAAATTTCACCCAGTTCCTCATCCGAGAACGCCTGGTTGCCGACCACATTGATATGCTTGATGGCGGCCACGGAGCCCTCGTCCACGACCACTTTCAGTTCAACCTGATTACGCGGCAGTTCCTTGACCTCAGTTTTTACACTGGCGCCGTAGCGGCCCTGAGCCACGTACTGGCGCTGCAGCTCCTGAGCCAGGCCTTCAAGCGTCGCGCGCTTGAAAATCTGCCCCTCCGCAAGACCGTTGTCATTCATGCCTTTCAGCAGGTCTTCCGTTTTGATCGCCTTGTTGCCGGTGATTTCAATCTTGGAGATTGCCGGGCGCTCGCGCACGGTAATCACCAGCACCCCGTTCTCACGACCAATCTGGATATCCTGAAAGTATCCGGTGCGAAACAGTGCGCGGGTCGCGCTCTGGATTTCCACACTTTCGACCTGATCGCCCACCCGCACAGGCAGCGCCGCGAACACAGTACCGGCGGAAACCCGCTGCAGACCTTCTACGCGAATATCGTTGACCACAAACGACTGGGCGTAGGCAGTAATTGGCAGAGCCAGGCCGAGCGAAGCCGCTTTCAGGAAGTTTTTCATCTACTAATTCCGAGTTTTTATTCGCAATTCCTGCCGGGCCTCGGGCCCGTACAATTCTTGAGAGCCCGCAGGCACCCCGTTCAGACATCTAAAGTCGAAGAATGTCGTTGTACAACGCCAGCGCCATGATCCCCAGCACCATGGCCATACCGACCTGCAAACCGATCATCTGCACACGCTCGGACACCGGAGAGCCCTTGATGGCTTCAATACCGTAGTAAAGCAGATGCCCGCCATCCAGTACTGGAATAGGCAGCAGGTTCAGTACACCGAGACTGATACTTAGTAATGCCAACAATGACAGGAATGACTGCCAGCCGGCGTTCGCCGAAGTGCCGGCCACTTTAGCAATGGTGATTGGACCGCTCAAGTTGCGGGTCGAAAGTTGCCCGAGCAGCAATTTTTTCAGGCTATCGAGGGTGAAGAGTGTCTTGCTCCAGGTTTCTTCCAGCCCCTTGTTGAGTGCACTCAACATGCCGTAGTGGTAACGACGCACCTTGTCTTCCGGCCAGGACGCGCCGGCTGGCGCCACGCCAATACGCCCGATCTCCTCACCACCATCCAGTTTGACCCGATCGGGAATAACGGTAAGCGCCAGCTCCGCACCATCCCGCGCAACGGTGACCTGCACCGGTTGCTCCGGACGCGCCTTGATATAGCTGGTCCAATCGTCCCAGGCGTCAAATACCTGTCCGTCAGTGGATACAATCTCATCGCCCACTTGCAGCCCTCCCCGCTCCGCGGGGCTACCCGGGATTATCTGGGAAAGTGTCATACCGGGCTCGGGAATCCACAGGGAAACGCCAATTTCCTCCATGGGATCCGGCACCTCCCGCCCGGCCAGCCAGCGCTCGATATCCGCGTACATGTGATATTCCAGGGAGGAATCCGGGTAGCGCACGGAAAACTTGATATGCCCGCTATCCCCGAGGCGATTGGCCAGGCGCCAGTTCAGCGCCTGCCAGGTCGGCGTCGGATGATCATCCACCGCAAGAATTTCCTGCCCCTGCTCCAAACCGGCTACAGCGGCCAGACTGCCCGGCTCCACCTTGCCCACCACTGGCACAGGACCGGAAGTACCACCGAGGAAAACGCCCCAAAACAGCACTATTGCGAGCAGGAAATTGGCAATCGGGCCGGCCGCCGCAATCGCCATACGCGCCCAGACGCTCTTGCGATTGAAGGCGCGATCCAGCTCATTAGGGGCGACCGTACCTTCGCGTTCGTCCAGCATCTTGACGTAGCCGCCGAGAGGGATCGCCGAAATAGTGAACTCGGTGCCGTGGCGATCGTAGCGGGAAACCAACCGTCGACCGAAACCGATGGAGAAGCGCAGTACCTTGACCCCACACCAGCGCGCAACAATAAAGTGGCCGAACTCGTGAAAGCTCACCAATACACCGAGGGCAATGAGGGCCCAGACTGCAGTCTGTAGAAAATCTAGCATGGGGGCAGTTTACATTGATCTCATTTGCGGGTGCGGTTCACCCGCACGGACACCGTTCAGCTCTTCCAACACTTCAAGCGCCCGTTTACGAGCATTCCGATCAGCCAGTTCGACTGCATCCAGGTCCGTCAGTTCAACCACCTCGGTGGTTTTCATGACCTTTTCGATGAGCCGGGCAATCCCGGTAAACGGCAGCTCGCCGGCGAGAAAAGCATCTACGGCAATTTCATTGGCGGCATTCAGCACCGTTGGTGCACTGCCACCTGCTTCCATGGCTTCCCGCGCCAGACGCAGGCACGGGAAGCGGGAGTCATCCGGCGCCTCGAAATCAAGCCGCCCCTGCGCAATCAGATCCAGAGCGGCAACACCACTGTCGATCCTCTCCGGGAACGCCAGCGCATGGGCAATGGGTGTGCGCATATCCGGATTCCCCATCTGCGCCAGAAGCGATCCATCCCGGTACTGCACCATGGAATGCACAATACTCTGAGGGTGCACCACCACCTGGATATCCGCAGGCTTGGCGTGAAAAAGATAGCAGGCTTCAATGAATTCCAGCCCTTTGTTCATCATGGTGGCGGAATCCACGGAAATCTTGCGCCCCATGGACCAATTCGGGTGGCGGCAGGCCTCCTCCGGTGTCACAGTATCCAGCGCTCCCGGATCGCGGGTACGAAAGGGGCCACCGGAACCCGTCAGCAGAATACGCTCTACCCCGGCAGCGTCGAGGCTCTCACAGGGATAGGGAAGGCACTGGAAAATCGCGTTGTGCTCACTGTCGACAGGCAAAAGTTGCGCGCCACTCTCTGCGAGCGCGGCCATGAACAGCGGCCCCGCCATCACCAGTGACTCTTTATTCGCAAGCAACACCTTCTTGCCCTTGCGCACTGCCGCCAGTGTAGGCTTCAGGCCGGCAGCACCCACGATGGCCGCCATCACCACCGCCACGTCTTCGTGTGCAGCCACCCGGCACAGAGCATCCACCCCGCACAGAACTTCCGTCGCAACACTACCTGACCCCGACTTCAGTGCACGGCGCAGCTGAGCGGCCTTGTCTTCGTCCAGTACTACGGCAAATCGGGGCGAGAAACGCTGGCACTGCTGCGCCAGCTCTTCGATGCGATCGCGGGCGGTCAGTGCGAATACCGAGTATTTTTGCGGGTGGCGCGCCAGCACATCCAGAGTACTGACACCAATGGAGCCAGTAGACCCGAGTACACAGACGGCTTGTGGATTCGTGGAATGCATGAAACGAACTACCTCAGCGACTCAACAGGGCACCGGACCACGCCGGTGCCAGAGCCGAACTTCGTCAGCGATGGTATTAGTAATAGCGGGCGATAAACAGGCAAAAGCTTGTCCCGGTTACTGGGCGCAAATTACACAATTTTTATAGATACTTGGGCAATTCACTCGCCAGCGCCGCCATGGTGAATACCGGCAGTGCCGCCGTGAGACTGTCCAGCCGGTCCAGAATGCCACCGTGCCCCGGCAATATCCGACTGCTGTCTTTGATACCACGGTGACGTTTGAACATGCTTTCAACCAGATCTCCGATTACCGACGCCAGCGCAGTAACCAGTACCCCAAAGGTAAACAATATGGTGTTTTTCACAGGGAGGTCGAACGCGAAGGACACCGCCAACGCCAGGACCAGACAGGCCGCAAGGCCACCGAAAAAGCCCTCCCAGGACTTGCCCGGGCTCACTTCGCGAGCAAGCTTGTGCCGGCCGTATTTGCGGCCCACAAAATAGGCCCCAACATCCGCGGCCACCACGACCGCCACAACAAACAACACCAGCCAGGGACCGTGCTCAAGGCCCTGCAGGATAACCACGGACAACCAGGCCGGCACCAGCACCACCAGGCCAATCAGGCCGCGGGCCCAGCGATTCCCCCAGAGCATGGCGCTCGCGGGATACCCCTGGACCCAGAGAAAAGCCAGTGCCCACCAACCACAGGCGACTGCGAGAATTCGCCGTGCGTGGTCCACATCGGGGCTTGAGAATTCGAATTTGAAAACATAGTGCGCCGCCCCGATGAGGGCGGCACCGAGCGCACCGAGAAACACAAACCGCAACGCACGGTTCAGATTGGACAGGTTGGCCCACTCCCACCCCCCCAACAGGATGATCGCCGCCACCACGATGGCAAACCACTGCATGGGTACGAAGAAAAGCAGCCCGAGGAACAGAGCAACCAATACCAGCGCGGTAATTATTCTTTGTTTTAGCACCGTTTAACCCTTGATTAAATCAATCTGGCAACCGGTAAAACGCACCTGAAGCATCCATCGCGAACAGCGGTGTCCGCGCTGCTCTCACCATCAGGCCTGCGCTTCCAGTCCATCCTCACTGCGACCGCCGTAACGTCGGTCCCGCTGGCGAAATGCCGCAATGGCATCATCCAGCTCGGCGACCCCAAAATCCGGCCACAGTGTTTCAGTAAAATAAAATTCGCTATATGCAGCCTGCCAGAGGATAAAATTACTGATGCGTTGCTCCCCACTGGAGCGGATCAGTAAATCCACGGGCGGAAGATCCGCCAGCAGTACTCGCTCAGCAAGCGCCGTCTCATCGATCGAATCCACAGAGCGCTCGCCGCTTGCCACCTCTTGGGCCAGCATACGGGCTGCCTGGGCAATATCCCACTGGCCGCCGTAGTCTGCGGCAATCACCAGAGTGCCGTTCACACCACCCCGCGTCAGCGCCTCCGCTTCCGCGATTGCCCGCTGCAGACGCGGAGAAAATCGGTCCCGGCGACCAATCACACGCAGCTCAACCCCCTGCTCCTGCATCCGCCGCGCTTCGCGCCGCAGATAGGAGTGAAACAGGGTCATCAGCAGCTCCACCTCTTTAGGTGGGCGCTGCCAATTCTCGCTGGAGAAGGCGAACAGCGTGAGCACTTCAACGCCACGCTCTTTGCAGGCCTCGATCAGATCCCGGATCCGCTCGACCCCCGCCTTATGTCCGGCGGACGGAGACAGGCCTTTACGCGCTGCCCAGCGACCGTTGCCATCCATGATGATGGCGATATGCCGCGGTTCCAAAACCTCAGGACCCGTCACACCCGTACCACGTGCAGACATCAGATTTCCATCAGGTCCTTTTCTTTTACCGACAACACCTTTTCCACCTCGGCAATATACTTGTCGGTCAGCTTCTGGATTTCGTCACCGGCACGGCGCTCGTCGTCCTCGGAGATCTGCTTTTCTTTTTCCAGCGCTTTCACTTCCGCCAGCGCATCGCGACGCACATTCCGAATCGCCACACGGGCGTTTTCCGCTTCGCCCTTAGCCTGGCGAATGAAATTCTTGCGGGTTTCCTCCGTCAGCATCGGCATCGGAATACGGATCACGCTGCCAGCGGTGCTGGGGTTCAGTCCCAGATCGGACTTCATGATCGCTTTTTCGATATCCGGAACCAGATTCTTTTCCCAGGGAGTAACGGAAAGCGTACGCGCATCTTCCACCGTTACGTTGGCCACCTGCGACAACGGTGTATCGGAGCCGTAATAGGAGACCATTACGCCATCGAGAATACTCGGATGCGCGCGACCGGTGCGAATTTTGTTGAAGTTGCTACCCAGCGCTTCAATGGATTTTTTCATGCGCCCTTCGGCGTCTTTTTTGATGTCGTTGATCACTGATTCACATCCTCTTCAATAAGTGTGCCCTCTTGGCCGCCCACAACGATATTCAGCAGTGCGCCGGTCTTGTCCATCCGGAAAACGCGCACAGGCATATTGTGCTCACGACAGAGGCAGATTGCGGTTAAATCCATAACCCCGAGCTTTTTGTCCAGCACCGCGTCGTAGGTGAGACGGTCATAGCGGGTGGCATCAGGTACCAGTTTCGGATCGGCGGAGTAGACACCATCCACTTTGGTGGCTTTCAGCACCAGCTCGGCGTCAATCTCGATCCCGCGCAGACAAGCCGCGGAATCTGTGGTGAAAAACGGGTTACCGGTACCGGCGGCA encodes the following:
- the frr gene encoding ribosome recycling factor encodes the protein MINDIKKDAEGRMKKSIEALGSNFNKIRTGRAHPSILDGVMVSYYGSDTPLSQVANVTVEDARTLSVTPWEKNLVPDIEKAIMKSDLGLNPSTAGSVIRIPMPMLTEETRKNFIRQAKGEAENARVAIRNVRRDALAEVKALEKEKQISEDDERRAGDEIQKLTDKYIAEVEKVLSVKEKDLMEI
- a CDS encoding phosphatidate cytidylyltransferase — its product is MLKQRIITALVLVALFLGLLFFVPMQWFAIVVAAIILLGGWEWANLSNLNRALRFVFLGALGAALIGAAHYVFKFEFSSPDVDHARRILAVACGWWALAFLWVQGYPASAMLWGNRWARGLIGLVVLVPAWLSVVILQGLEHGPWLVLFVVAVVVAADVGAYFVGRKYGRHKLAREVSPGKSWEGFFGGLAACLVLALAVSFAFDLPVKNTILFTFGVLVTALASVIGDLVESMFKRHRGIKDSSRILPGHGGILDRLDSLTAALPVFTMAALASELPKYL
- the rseP gene encoding RIP metalloprotease RseP — encoded protein: MLDFLQTAVWALIALGVLVSFHEFGHFIVARWCGVKVLRFSIGFGRRLVSRYDRHGTEFTISAIPLGGYVKMLDEREGTVAPNELDRAFNRKSVWARMAIAAAGPIANFLLAIVLFWGVFLGGTSGPVPVVGKVEPGSLAAVAGLEQGQEILAVDDHPTPTWQALNWRLANRLGDSGHIKFSVRYPDSSLEYHMYADIERWLAGREVPDPMEEIGVSLWIPEPGMTLSQIIPGSPAERGGLQVGDEIVSTDGQVFDAWDDWTSYIKARPEQPVQVTVARDGAELALTVIPDRVKLDGGEEIGRIGVAPAGASWPEDKVRRYHYGMLSALNKGLEETWSKTLFTLDSLKKLLLGQLSTRNLSGPITIAKVAGTSANAGWQSFLSLLALLSISLGVLNLLPIPVLDGGHLLYYGIEAIKGSPVSERVQMIGLQVGMAMVLGIMALALYNDILRL
- the uppS gene encoding polyprenyl diphosphate synthase, with amino-acid sequence MSARGTGVTGPEVLEPRHIAIIMDGNGRWAARKGLSPSAGHKAGVERIRDLIEACKERGVEVLTLFAFSSENWQRPPKEVELLMTLFHSYLRREARRMQEQGVELRVIGRRDRFSPRLQRAIAEAEALTRGGVNGTLVIAADYGGQWDIAQAARMLAQEVASGERSVDSIDETALAERVLLADLPPVDLLIRSSGEQRISNFILWQAAYSEFYFTETLWPDFGVAELDDAIAAFRQRDRRYGGRSEDGLEAQA
- the ispC gene encoding 1-deoxy-D-xylulose-5-phosphate reductoisomerase, whose translation is MHSTNPQAVCVLGSTGSIGVSTLDVLARHPQKYSVFALTARDRIEELAQQCQRFSPRFAVVLDEDKAAQLRRALKSGSGSVATEVLCGVDALCRVAAHEDVAVVMAAIVGAAGLKPTLAAVRKGKKVLLANKESLVMAGPLFMAALAESGAQLLPVDSEHNAIFQCLPYPCESLDAAGVERILLTGSGGPFRTRDPGALDTVTPEEACRHPNWSMGRKISVDSATMMNKGLEFIEACYLFHAKPADIQVVVHPQSIVHSMVQYRDGSLLAQMGNPDMRTPIAHALAFPERIDSGVAALDLIAQGRLDFEAPDDSRFPCLRLAREAMEAGGSAPTVLNAANEIAVDAFLAGELPFTGIARLIEKVMKTTEVVELTDLDAVELADRNARKRALEVLEELNGVRAGEPHPQMRSM